In one window of Ferriphaselus amnicola DNA:
- a CDS encoding diguanylate cyclase domain-containing protein: MAKNSNKSRHKTMLTFVLGVFLCTSIVAYFVIRDTVRETIENQAVAFAEIATVQATTARSVYAKEVAEKLRQDGFGPSVDYAHMKGYVPIPAQFLKMLGQASNTNTSHLFQYKPVSKWNLDAGQGLGDDFLRWAWPQIEQQDKANPDGPIAWKPIWRFEQQQGQRVLRYLSADAATQPSCIACHNAYESKPEIVERRKSQHIQAGKQWHQYQLLGAISITIPLSKVETLAVARVQRTSILIFGILFASLILAIWFSRRLVKQEVSLQEVERELLRSEKEMQDAKELLLAKQDVERAFSELSAYLQAIDQHAIVSVATPDGRIIQVNQKFCEVSGYSEQELIGQDHNIVNSGTHPSSFFSEMWQTIARGDIWSGEICNRTKSGALYWVDSSIVPLKDQDGKIVRYISIRLDITGRKKTELHMAHLANHDALTGLPNRYLLQDRFKAILARCRRSNMQTAVIFVDLDKFKPINDTLGHKVGDLLLIEVSQRLRSGIREVDTVSRHGGDEFIILLADIANIEDAAMLAQKLLHSLIEPYQIMGHELSISASMGISIFPQDGDDMEGLLKHSDLAMYYAKRNGGNNCQFYTPDMHK, translated from the coding sequence TTGGCAAAGAACAGTAACAAGTCGCGACACAAAACCATGCTCACCTTCGTGCTGGGCGTGTTTCTGTGCACAAGCATAGTTGCTTATTTTGTCATCAGGGACACGGTCAGAGAAACCATCGAGAACCAAGCGGTCGCTTTCGCTGAGATCGCCACGGTGCAGGCGACAACGGCACGCTCGGTCTATGCTAAGGAAGTTGCCGAAAAACTCCGACAAGACGGCTTTGGTCCTAGCGTCGATTACGCACACATGAAGGGCTACGTGCCCATCCCCGCACAATTCCTGAAGATGCTTGGTCAGGCATCCAACACGAACACCTCTCATCTGTTCCAGTACAAGCCCGTAAGCAAGTGGAATCTGGATGCAGGACAAGGATTGGGTGACGATTTCCTGCGCTGGGCGTGGCCCCAGATCGAGCAACAGGATAAAGCCAACCCCGACGGGCCGATCGCTTGGAAACCTATTTGGCGCTTCGAACAACAACAAGGACAGCGGGTCTTGCGCTATCTGAGCGCAGATGCGGCGACACAGCCTTCGTGCATCGCCTGTCACAATGCTTACGAAAGTAAGCCGGAGATCGTAGAGCGGCGCAAGAGCCAACATATTCAAGCCGGCAAGCAATGGCATCAATATCAGTTACTTGGCGCGATTTCCATCACCATTCCGCTGAGCAAAGTCGAAACCTTGGCCGTCGCCCGCGTACAACGAACCAGCATACTGATTTTCGGCATTCTCTTCGCCAGCCTGATCCTAGCCATTTGGTTCAGCCGCAGACTGGTGAAGCAAGAGGTCAGCCTGCAAGAAGTCGAACGCGAGCTACTTAGGTCGGAAAAAGAGATGCAGGATGCGAAAGAGCTGCTCCTCGCCAAGCAGGATGTAGAACGCGCTTTCAGCGAGCTTTCTGCTTATCTTCAGGCGATCGACCAACATGCCATTGTTTCGGTTGCCACCCCAGACGGACGCATCATTCAGGTCAACCAGAAGTTCTGCGAGGTTAGCGGTTATAGCGAACAGGAGCTGATTGGCCAAGATCACAACATCGTGAACTCTGGCACCCATCCCTCCAGCTTCTTTAGCGAAATGTGGCAAACCATCGCTCGCGGTGACATTTGGAGCGGCGAGATCTGCAACCGCACCAAGTCTGGCGCTTTGTACTGGGTGGATTCCAGCATCGTGCCGCTCAAGGACCAAGACGGAAAGATCGTGCGCTACATTTCGATCCGGTTGGACATCACTGGCCGCAAGAAGACTGAGCTACACATGGCGCATCTGGCCAATCATGACGCTCTGACCGGCTTACCCAATCGATATCTGTTGCAAGATCGCTTCAAGGCGATACTGGCTAGGTGTCGCCGCAGCAACATGCAAACAGCTGTCATCTTTGTCGATCTGGATAAATTCAAACCTATCAATGACACCTTAGGGCACAAGGTCGGCGACCTACTATTGATCGAGGTGTCGCAGCGACTGCGCTCCGGCATACGTGAAGTCGATACCGTGTCGCGTCATGGTGGCGACGAATTCATCATTTTGTTAGCCGACATCGCCAACATCGAAGATGCGGCGATGCTGGCACAAAAACTACTGCACTCACTCATCGAACCGTATCAGATCATGGGGCATGAGCTATCTATCAGTGCCAGCATGGGCATCTCGATATTCCCTCAAGATGGGGATGACATGGAAGGATTGCTAAAGCACAGCGATCTCGCCATGTACTATGCCAAGCGGAACGGTGGCAACAACTGCCAGTTCTACACCCCTGACATGCACAAGTAA
- the tadA gene encoding tRNA adenosine(34) deaminase TadA codes for MSERMPRSAEEAYMREALELARQAEALGEVPVGAVVVKDGEIVGRGFNAPISRHDPSAHAEMMALRDAAQRLGNYRLPGCELFVTLEPCAMCSGAIFHARIARVVFGARDLKTGAAGSALDLFAATQINHHAEVEGGILAAECGAVLSGFFAARRAAQKSN; via the coding sequence ATGAGCGAGCGTATGCCGCGCAGCGCTGAAGAGGCCTACATGCGCGAGGCCCTGGAGCTGGCGCGGCAGGCCGAGGCGCTGGGCGAAGTGCCGGTCGGCGCGGTGGTGGTGAAAGATGGCGAGATTGTGGGACGAGGCTTCAATGCGCCCATCTCACGCCATGATCCTTCCGCTCATGCTGAGATGATGGCGCTGCGCGATGCGGCGCAACGGCTGGGTAATTATCGTCTGCCGGGCTGCGAGTTGTTCGTGACGCTGGAACCGTGTGCCATGTGCAGCGGCGCGATCTTCCACGCTCGCATCGCGCGGGTTGTGTTCGGTGCTCGTGATCTCAAGACCGGGGCAGCCGGCAGTGCGCTCGACCTGTTTGCGGCCACGCAGATCAATCACCACGCCGAGGTGGAAGGTGGGATTCTGGCCGCGGAGTGCGGTGCGGTGTTGAGCGGTTTCTTTGCGGCACGGCGAGCTGCGCAGAAATCGAATTGA
- a CDS encoding TatD family hydrolase, protein MFADSHCHLNFPELLANLDGALELMRQKEVGLALCVGVNLEDFPQVLALAEQHDNLYASVGVHPDYEGVEDPDVARLVALAAHPRVVAIGETGLDYFRLTGDLEWQRERFRTHIRAAREIRKPLIIHTREAAADTLRLMAEERAQEVGGVLHCFTETQAVAQSALDMGFHISFSGIVTFKNAVALKDVAKSVPLDRMLIETDAPYLAPMPHRGKRNQPAYVRHVAEEIARLRGVPLAEIEEATTQNFRRLFGIPA, encoded by the coding sequence ATGTTTGCTGATTCCCATTGCCATTTGAATTTCCCTGAATTGCTCGCCAACCTTGATGGCGCTCTTGAGTTGATGCGTCAGAAAGAGGTCGGTCTAGCCTTGTGTGTGGGCGTGAATCTGGAGGATTTCCCACAGGTGCTGGCGCTGGCCGAACAGCATGACAATCTCTATGCCTCGGTGGGTGTGCATCCCGATTACGAGGGCGTGGAAGATCCGGATGTGGCGCGGTTGGTGGCTTTGGCTGCCCATCCGCGCGTGGTCGCCATCGGTGAGACTGGGCTGGATTACTTTCGGCTGACCGGCGATCTGGAGTGGCAGCGTGAACGTTTTCGCACCCACATCCGCGCTGCGCGGGAGATACGCAAGCCGCTCATCATCCATACCCGCGAAGCGGCTGCCGATACGCTGCGCCTGATGGCGGAGGAGCGGGCGCAGGAGGTGGGTGGCGTGCTGCACTGTTTCACTGAGACCCAAGCTGTAGCTCAATCCGCGCTGGACATGGGTTTCCACATCTCTTTCTCCGGCATCGTTACCTTCAAGAACGCCGTGGCGCTGAAGGATGTGGCGAAGAGCGTACCGCTGGATCGTATGCTGATCGAGACCGACGCGCCGTATCTCGCGCCGATGCCGCATCGCGGCAAGCGCAATCAACCTGCTTATGTGCGCCATGTGGCGGAGGAGATCGCTCGCTTGCGCGGCGTGCCGCTAGCCGAGATCGAGGAAGCGACCACGCAGAATTTCCGTCGCTTGTTCGGCATTCCGGCATGA
- the holB gene encoding DNA polymerase III subunit delta', with translation MNALYPWQNSDWKRLQELRQRLPHALLFKGGQGIGKFDLALSFACSLLCEQPDAQGQACQHCSSCHWFAQASHPDFRLLRPEAASIEAADAGEVVESGSGKKASKIIKVEQLRALEDFFTQTAHQGRHRVVLIYPAESMPTAAANALLKTLEEPGKGLIFLLVTHKPQQLLPTILSRCLSFAVTQPDAASAQRWLAEQGVAQPAEMLAQAGFAPLLALELSSQDKGAVRSILLDALVQQSGFDWLALAEKLQRTELPQVVHGLQQWCHDLASMRFSDSVRYHLAHEATLRKLAAKVEPIQLMNFQRDLLTARRESHHPLNPRLFLESLFAAYQHCYPTR, from the coding sequence ATGAACGCACTCTACCCTTGGCAAAACAGCGACTGGAAGCGCTTGCAGGAATTACGGCAGCGTTTGCCGCACGCGTTGTTGTTCAAGGGTGGGCAGGGCATCGGCAAGTTCGATCTGGCGCTGAGTTTCGCTTGCTCTTTGCTATGCGAACAGCCGGATGCGCAGGGTCAAGCCTGTCAGCATTGCTCTTCGTGTCACTGGTTTGCGCAGGCCAGTCATCCTGATTTTCGTTTGTTGCGCCCAGAGGCTGCCAGTATCGAGGCGGCTGATGCTGGCGAGGTCGTCGAAAGTGGCTCGGGCAAGAAAGCCTCGAAAATCATTAAGGTAGAGCAACTGCGTGCGCTGGAGGACTTCTTTACCCAGACTGCGCACCAAGGGCGGCATCGCGTGGTGCTGATCTATCCGGCGGAATCCATGCCTACGGCAGCGGCCAACGCGTTGCTCAAAACGTTGGAAGAGCCGGGCAAGGGCCTGATCTTCCTGTTGGTGACGCACAAGCCGCAGCAACTGTTGCCCACCATCCTCAGTCGCTGTCTGTCGTTCGCCGTCACCCAGCCGGACGCCGCATCAGCGCAGCGCTGGCTGGCGGAGCAGGGCGTTGCCCAGCCCGCTGAGATGCTGGCGCAAGCGGGATTCGCGCCGTTGTTGGCGCTGGAGCTGTCGTCACAGGACAAAGGTGCTGTGCGCAGCATCTTGTTGGATGCCTTGGTTCAGCAGAGTGGATTCGACTGGCTGGCGCTGGCAGAAAAGCTGCAACGTACCGAGCTGCCGCAGGTGGTGCACGGGCTGCAACAATGGTGCCACGATCTGGCGAGCATGCGTTTCAGCGACAGCGTGCGTTATCACCTTGCCCATGAAGCGACGCTGCGCAAACTGGCTGCCAAAGTCGAGCCTATCCAGCTGATGAACTTCCAGCGCGATCTACTCACTGCCCGCCGTGAGTCGCATCACCCGCTGAATCCCCGCTTATTCCTTGAGTCGCTGTTTGCGGCCTATCAACACTGTTATCCCACACGCTGA
- the tmk gene encoding dTMP kinase, with the protein MSNKGRFITFEGVDGAGKSTHLAWFVEALRQRGIEVVLTREPGGTPLGEQLRELVLHQPMHMDTEAMLMFAGRVEHIEQVIKPALERGAWVVSDRFSDASFAYQGGGRGMDITRLSALEDWACRGFQPELTLLFDLPVEVAKLRLADAREPDKFEREQSGFFQRVRDAYLQRARQQPQRFAIIDAAQSQEQVRAQLKAVFDQL; encoded by the coding sequence ATGAGCAACAAAGGAAGGTTCATCACATTTGAAGGCGTGGACGGTGCCGGCAAGAGCACGCATCTGGCGTGGTTCGTCGAGGCCTTGCGTCAGCGTGGCATCGAGGTCGTGCTGACGCGCGAGCCGGGTGGTACGCCGCTAGGTGAGCAGTTGCGTGAGCTGGTATTGCATCAGCCCATGCACATGGATACTGAGGCGATGCTGATGTTCGCTGGGCGAGTCGAGCACATCGAACAGGTCATCAAACCAGCACTGGAACGTGGTGCTTGGGTGGTGTCGGATCGCTTCAGCGATGCCAGTTTTGCCTATCAGGGCGGCGGGCGCGGCATGGACATCACCCGCTTGTCGGCGCTGGAAGACTGGGCGTGTCGCGGTTTTCAGCCAGAACTGACACTATTGTTCGATCTTCCCGTGGAGGTTGCCAAGCTGCGTCTCGCCGATGCGCGTGAGCCTGACAAGTTTGAGCGCGAGCAGTCCGGCTTTTTCCAGCGCGTGCGTGATGCGTATCTGCAACGCGCCCGTCAGCAGCCGCAGCGCTTCGCCATCATCGATGCGGCGCAGTCGCAGGAGCAGGTGCGCGCCCAACTGAAAGCGGTATTCGATCAGCTATGA
- the mltG gene encoding endolytic transglycosylase MltG: MKRILLLIVVLCGLAGYYVMTPLTLVQAPISFTLKPGSSLKSAAHQMSEAGVLQLELPFTLLARALGKAQQLKAGSYELTRPVTPLRLLEMLSNGEVSMAQLSVIEGWSFRQLRTALNASPDVVHDSVNLSEAEILRRIGASETQAEGLFFPDTYLFSKGESDLAVLKQAYQAMQRNLSEQWETREQGLPFDMPYQALTLASIVEKETGAPSDRAMIASVFENRLRIGMMLQTDPTVIYGLGERFDGNLRRKDLLADTPYNTYTRGGLTPTPISLPGVAALQAVLHPAKSQALYFVARGDGTSEFSETLEQHNRAVSRYQK, encoded by the coding sequence ATGAAGCGCATTCTGTTGTTGATCGTTGTTCTGTGCGGCTTGGCGGGCTATTACGTGATGACGCCGCTGACTTTGGTGCAGGCCCCGATCAGCTTCACGCTCAAGCCCGGTAGCAGCCTGAAGTCTGCCGCTCACCAGATGAGCGAGGCGGGTGTGCTACAACTTGAGCTTCCCTTCACTCTGCTGGCGCGCGCACTCGGCAAGGCGCAGCAGCTCAAGGCGGGTAGTTACGAGCTAACTCGGCCGGTGACGCCTTTGCGTTTGTTGGAGATGTTGAGCAACGGCGAAGTCAGCATGGCGCAGCTCAGTGTGATCGAGGGCTGGAGCTTCCGTCAGTTGCGCACGGCGCTGAATGCCAGCCCAGACGTGGTGCACGACAGTGTGAATCTAAGCGAAGCCGAGATACTGCGCCGCATCGGTGCCAGCGAAACGCAGGCTGAAGGCCTGTTCTTTCCTGATACCTATTTGTTCAGCAAGGGCGAGAGCGACCTAGCAGTGTTGAAGCAGGCCTATCAGGCGATGCAGCGCAATCTGAGTGAACAATGGGAAACGCGCGAGCAGGGACTGCCCTTCGATATGCCGTATCAGGCACTGACACTGGCTTCGATTGTTGAGAAGGAAACAGGTGCACCTTCAGACCGAGCCATGATCGCATCGGTGTTCGAGAACCGTTTGCGCATCGGCATGATGCTGCAAACCGATCCCACGGTGATTTATGGGCTGGGCGAACGCTTCGACGGAAATCTGCGCCGGAAAGATTTGCTGGCCGACACTCCGTACAATACCTACACGCGCGGTGGGCTGACACCGACACCGATCTCGCTGCCTGGCGTGGCCGCGTTGCAAGCAGTGCTGCATCCGGCCAAATCGCAGGCACTCTATTTCGTGGCGCGCGGCGATGGTACGTCAGAGTTTTCAGAGACGCTGGAGCAGCACAATCGTGCAGTCAGCCGTTACCAGAAGTAA
- the pabC gene encoding aminodeoxychorismate lyase: protein MLINGLPGESISAADRGLMYGDGVFRTMRLLDRRIVHWSHHYQKLQQDCAALLLPCPDVHLLEAEIEQLAWEQPDGVVRLTLTRGVGKRGYAPSDAPMPTRIFSFSPAPIYPPEWVEQGVRLHLCQLRLAAQPRLAGIKHLNRLENVLAAVEWNDPAIAEGLLLDGAGHVIGGVRSNVFCWHNDVLLTPELSRCGVAGVQRQRIIEWALQSGQSLEVRDMTLDEVLTADEVLVCNSVFGLWPVRELVGKHWCEFPLARRLAAQLELAA from the coding sequence ATGCTGATCAACGGCCTGCCCGGTGAATCGATCAGCGCAGCCGACCGTGGCCTGATGTATGGCGACGGCGTCTTTCGCACAATGCGCCTGCTCGACAGGCGCATTGTTCATTGGTCGCACCATTATCAAAAACTCCAGCAAGACTGTGCTGCTTTGCTGCTGCCCTGCCCAGACGTGCATCTGCTCGAAGCCGAGATCGAGCAACTCGCTTGGGAGCAGCCGGATGGTGTAGTGCGTCTGACCCTGACACGGGGCGTGGGCAAGCGCGGCTATGCACCGTCTGATGCGCCCATGCCTACACGTATTTTTAGCTTCTCGCCAGCACCGATCTATCCACCTGAATGGGTGGAGCAGGGCGTGCGCTTGCACCTGTGCCAGTTGCGTCTTGCGGCGCAGCCGCGATTGGCAGGGATCAAGCACCTCAACCGGCTGGAGAACGTGCTGGCCGCTGTCGAGTGGAACGATCCTGCCATTGCGGAAGGCCTGTTGCTGGACGGGGCCGGGCACGTCATCGGCGGTGTGCGTAGCAACGTATTCTGCTGGCACAACGATGTGTTGCTTACGCCCGAGTTGTCGCGCTGCGGTGTCGCCGGAGTACAGCGCCAGCGCATCATCGAATGGGCGCTACAAAGCGGTCAGTCTTTGGAAGTACGAGATATGACCTTGGATGAGGTGCTGACAGCGGACGAGGTGCTGGTGTGCAATAGCGTGTTCGGTCTGTGGCCGGTGCGAGAGCTGGTCGGAAAACACTGGTGCGAGTTTCCACTGGCCCGCCGCTTGGCCGCACAATTGGAATTGGCTGCATGA
- the fabF gene encoding beta-ketoacyl-ACP synthase II: MARRRVVITGLGAVTPVGIGVAETWQNIVNGKSGISRIEHFDPTAFACQVAGEIKNFDVTQFLPAKDARRMGRFIHFGLAAGIEAFKDSGLEVTEQNAERIGVNIGSGIGGLPMIEETHDDYLAAGPRKISPFFIPGTIINMISGNLSIMFGLKGPNLAVVTACTTGTHCIGESARMIEYGDADVMVAGGAEATISALAVGGFASARALSTRNDDPATASRPWDKGRDGFVMGEGAGVLVLEEYEHAKARGARIYAELAGYGMSADAYHMTAPSTDGPKRSMLNALRNAEVNPDQVQYVNAHGTSTPLGDKNETEAIKLAFGDHSSKLVVNSTKSMIGHLLGGAGGIESLFCALAVHHQVSPPTINIFEQDPECDLDYCANTARDMKIDVAVNNNFGFGGTNGSLVFRKI, from the coding sequence TTGGCAAGACGCAGAGTAGTTATCACTGGCTTGGGAGCGGTTACCCCAGTTGGTATCGGGGTTGCCGAAACTTGGCAAAATATCGTTAACGGCAAGTCCGGCATCAGCCGGATCGAGCACTTCGACCCGACTGCATTCGCTTGTCAGGTGGCGGGTGAGATCAAAAACTTTGATGTCACCCAGTTCCTGCCCGCCAAGGATGCCCGCCGCATGGGCCGTTTCATCCATTTCGGATTGGCGGCTGGCATCGAAGCCTTCAAGGATTCTGGTCTGGAAGTTACCGAGCAGAATGCTGAGCGCATCGGAGTGAACATCGGCTCCGGCATCGGCGGTTTGCCGATGATCGAAGAGACTCACGACGATTACCTCGCAGCCGGTCCGCGCAAGATCTCACCGTTCTTCATTCCCGGCACTATCATCAACATGATCTCCGGCAACCTGTCCATCATGTTTGGACTGAAAGGGCCGAATCTGGCGGTGGTCACGGCGTGTACCACGGGTACGCATTGCATCGGTGAGTCGGCTCGGATGATCGAGTACGGCGATGCTGATGTGATGGTCGCAGGTGGCGCTGAAGCAACGATTTCTGCGTTGGCGGTGGGCGGTTTCGCTTCTGCTCGTGCACTTTCCACCCGCAATGATGATCCGGCTACGGCTTCTCGTCCTTGGGACAAGGGGCGTGATGGTTTCGTCATGGGCGAGGGCGCGGGCGTGCTGGTGTTGGAAGAGTACGAACATGCCAAGGCACGTGGCGCACGTATCTATGCGGAGCTGGCGGGCTACGGAATGAGTGCCGACGCTTACCACATGACTGCACCGAGCACCGATGGGCCAAAGCGCAGCATGTTGAATGCCTTGCGCAATGCTGAGGTCAATCCTGATCAGGTGCAATACGTCAATGCGCACGGCACTTCTACCCCGCTGGGCGACAAGAATGAGACTGAAGCCATTAAACTGGCTTTTGGCGATCACTCCAGCAAGCTGGTGGTGAACTCGACCAAGTCCATGATCGGTCACTTGCTGGGCGGTGCAGGCGGGATTGAATCCTTATTCTGTGCATTGGCCGTGCATCATCAGGTGTCGCCCCCGACCATCAACATCTTCGAGCAAGATCCCGAGTGCGATCTGGACTATTGTGCCAACACCGCTCGCGATATGAAGATCGATGTGGCGGTCAACAACAACTTCGGCTTCGGTGGAACCAACGGCTCGCTGGTGTTCCGCAAGATCTGA
- the acpP gene encoding acyl carrier protein, whose product MSSIEQRVKKIVAEQLGVNESEVKIESSFVNDLGADSLDTVELVMALEEEFECEIPDDQAEKITTVQQAVDYVNANQK is encoded by the coding sequence ATGTCTAGCATTGAACAGCGCGTTAAGAAGATTGTTGCCGAGCAACTGGGTGTCAACGAGTCTGAAGTCAAAATCGAATCCTCTTTCGTCAATGACTTGGGTGCAGATTCTCTGGATACCGTTGAGTTGGTGATGGCGCTAGAAGAAGAGTTCGAGTGCGAAATCCCGGACGATCAAGCTGAGAAGATCACTACCGTGCAACAGGCTGTTGACTACGTTAACGCTAATCAAAAGTAA
- the fabG gene encoding 3-oxoacyl-ACP reductase FabG: protein MSLQGQVALVTGASRGIGQAIALELGRLGATVVGTATTEKGAAAIGEYLAAAGVKGAGMALNVNDVAQVEHVLGAIRSQFGEIGILVNNAGITRDNLLARMSDEEWDDIIATNLTSVFRLSRAVLRAMMKARTGRIINISSVVGSMGNAGQANYAASKAGMVGFSKSLAREVGSRNITVNCIAPGFIDTDMTHGLSEEQKAKLVENVPLRRLGQVSDIAAAAAFLAGSGAAYITGATLHVNGGMVME, encoded by the coding sequence ATGAGTTTGCAAGGACAGGTTGCACTGGTGACTGGCGCATCGCGCGGCATCGGGCAGGCGATCGCTCTGGAGTTGGGGAGGTTGGGTGCCACCGTGGTTGGTACTGCCACCACTGAAAAGGGTGCGGCGGCTATCGGTGAATATCTGGCGGCGGCAGGTGTCAAGGGGGCTGGTATGGCTCTGAACGTGAATGACGTGGCGCAAGTCGAGCACGTGCTGGGTGCGATTCGTTCTCAGTTCGGCGAGATCGGCATCTTGGTCAACAACGCTGGCATCACTCGCGACAACCTGCTGGCGCGGATGTCGGACGAGGAGTGGGACGACATCATCGCCACCAATCTGACCTCGGTGTTCCGCCTGAGTCGTGCTGTACTGCGTGCCATGATGAAGGCTCGTACCGGTCGTATCATCAATATCTCGTCGGTGGTGGGCAGTATGGGCAATGCAGGGCAAGCCAACTACGCCGCTTCCAAGGCGGGGATGGTTGGCTTTTCCAAGTCGTTGGCACGCGAAGTCGGTAGTCGCAATATCACGGTGAACTGCATCGCCCCAGGGTTCATCGATACTGATATGACCCATGGTTTGAGCGAAGAACAGAAAGCTAAATTGGTTGAGAATGTGCCCCTGCGTCGTCTCGGGCAGGTGTCCGACATCGCTGCCGCAGCTGCGTTTCTAGCTGGCTCCGGTGCGGCCTACATCACCGGAGCGACCCTGCACGTCAATGGCGGCATGGTGATGGAATAA
- the fabD gene encoding ACP S-malonyltransferase: MTKFAFVFPGQGSQSRGMMNGYADFAVVRETFAEASDVLGQDLWQLVEAGEDAELNSTVNTQPLMLTAGVAVWRAWQSLNAPQPAVLAGHSLGEYTALVAGGAICFRDALPLVRYRAECMQQAVPEGVGAIAAILGLDDDSVRAVCIEGAQGEVLEAVNFNSPGQVVIAGNRAAVERGMELAKAKGAKRAIMLPMSVPSHCALLKGAAERLRSYLDGVAVQAASIPVLHNADVASYSHAASIRDALVRQLYSPVRWVETVQAFGGMGVTINAECAPGKVLAGLNKRIDTNQQALALNDSAAIQAALAALA, encoded by the coding sequence ATGACTAAATTCGCTTTCGTATTTCCCGGGCAAGGTTCCCAATCGCGCGGCATGATGAACGGCTACGCCGATTTCGCTGTGGTGCGTGAGACATTCGCTGAAGCTTCCGACGTGCTGGGTCAAGACTTATGGCAACTGGTCGAGGCAGGCGAGGACGCTGAACTGAATTCCACCGTGAACACGCAGCCGTTGATGTTGACGGCGGGCGTTGCCGTCTGGCGCGCTTGGCAGTCTTTGAATGCACCGCAGCCAGCCGTGTTGGCAGGTCACAGTCTGGGTGAGTACACCGCGCTGGTGGCGGGCGGGGCGATCTGCTTCCGTGATGCACTGCCGTTGGTGCGCTATCGTGCCGAGTGTATGCAGCAAGCGGTGCCGGAAGGTGTGGGTGCCATTGCCGCGATTCTTGGGTTGGATGACGACAGCGTGCGCGCTGTCTGTATCGAAGGCGCGCAAGGTGAGGTGCTGGAAGCGGTGAACTTCAATTCCCCGGGGCAGGTGGTGATCGCGGGCAACCGTGCTGCGGTGGAGCGTGGCATGGAGCTGGCTAAGGCTAAGGGCGCGAAACGCGCCATCATGTTGCCGATGAGTGTGCCATCGCATTGCGCGCTTCTCAAGGGTGCGGCTGAGCGTCTTCGTAGTTATCTGGATGGCGTGGCCGTGCAAGCAGCCAGCATTCCCGTGTTGCACAACGCCGATGTCGCCAGCTATAGCCACGCTGCCAGTATCCGCGACGCGCTGGTGCGTCAGTTGTATTCACCGGTGCGCTGGGTCGAGACGGTGCAGGCATTCGGCGGCATGGGCGTGACGATCAACGCCGAGTGCGCACCGGGCAAGGTTTTGGCGGGCTTGAATAAGCGTATCGATACCAATCAACAAGCGTTGGCGCTCAACGACAGCGCCGCAATTCAGGCAGCGTTGGCTGCGCTGGCATAA
- a CDS encoding beta-ketoacyl-ACP synthase III: MYSRIIGTGSYLPEKVLTNYDLEKIVDTTHDWIFTRSGIAERHVAAEQELTSDLALQASLRAMEMAGVKPEDIDLVIVATTTPDQIFPSTACILQDKLGIRTGGAAFDMQAVCGGFVFALNTADLYIRAGQARTALVVGAEALTRLLDWNDRSTCVLFGDGAGAVILQASETPGILGAKLHSDGRHRGMLKADARIGHGKIEGSPFMYMDGQAVFKFAVKVLAEVVDELLADLKLGYADIDWLVPHQANIRIIEATAKKLGLSMDKVVLTVAQHGNTSAGSIPLALDSAVRSGKIKPGQKVLLEAVGGGFVWGAVLLSW, translated from the coding sequence ATGTATTCAAGGATTATCGGTACCGGTAGTTATTTGCCCGAAAAAGTGCTGACCAACTACGATCTCGAGAAGATCGTAGATACTACGCACGACTGGATTTTCACCCGTAGCGGCATCGCCGAGCGTCATGTGGCTGCCGAACAGGAGCTGACCAGCGATCTGGCGCTACAGGCGAGTCTGCGCGCGATGGAGATGGCGGGCGTCAAGCCTGAAGACATCGATCTCGTCATCGTCGCTACAACCACGCCCGATCAGATTTTTCCGAGCACCGCCTGCATCTTGCAAGACAAGCTAGGCATTCGTACTGGCGGTGCTGCATTCGATATGCAAGCGGTGTGCGGTGGTTTCGTTTTTGCGCTGAATACGGCAGACCTGTATATCCGTGCTGGGCAAGCGCGGACTGCGCTGGTGGTCGGTGCTGAAGCGCTGACCCGTTTGCTTGACTGGAATGATCGCAGTACCTGCGTATTGTTCGGTGACGGGGCGGGAGCAGTCATTCTGCAAGCGTCAGAAACACCGGGCATACTGGGTGCGAAGCTGCATTCCGATGGTCGCCATCGCGGCATGTTGAAGGCCGATGCGCGCATCGGACACGGCAAGATCGAAGGCTCGCCCTTTATGTACATGGATGGTCAGGCGGTGTTCAAATTCGCAGTCAAAGTGCTGGCGGAAGTGGTCGATGAGCTGCTGGCCGACCTTAAGTTGGGCTATGCCGACATTGATTGGTTGGTGCCCCATCAGGCTAATATTCGTATCATCGAAGCCACCGCCAAGAAGCTCGGCCTCAGCATGGACAAGGTCGTGTTGACCGTCGCTCAGCATGGCAATACGTCCGCTGGCTCGATTCCGCTGGCGTTGGACAGCGCCGTTCGTTCCGGCAAGATCAAACCCGGCCAAAAGGTTTTGCTGGAGGCGGTGGGTGGTGGTTTTGTGTGGGGTGCGGTGCTACTGAGCTGGTGA